The Nymphaea colorata isolate Beijing-Zhang1983 unplaced genomic scaffold, ASM883128v2 scaffold0201, whole genome shotgun sequence genome has a segment encoding these proteins:
- the LOC126409403 gene encoding LOW QUALITY PROTEIN: photosystem II protein D1-like (The sequence of the model RefSeq protein was modified relative to this genomic sequence to represent the inferred CDS: inserted 2 bases in 2 codons; deleted 1 base in 1 codon), translating into MTAILERREAQXLWGRFCNWVTSTENRLYIGWFGVLMIPTLLTATSVFIIAFIAAPPVDIDGIREPVSGSLLYGNNIISGAIVPTSAAIGLHFYPIWEASSVDEWLYNGGPYELIVLHFLLGVACYMGREWELSFRLGMRPWIAVAYSAPVAAATAVFLIYPIGQGSFSDGMPLGISGTFNFMIVFQAEHNILMHPFHMLGVAGVFGGSLFSAMHGSLVTSSLIRETTENESANEGYRFGQEEETYNIVAAHGYFGXLIFQYASFNNSRSLHFFLAAWPVVGIWFTALGISTMAFNLNGFNFNQSVVDSQGRVINTWADIINRANLGMEVMHERNAHNFPLDLAAVEAPSTNG; encoded by the exons ATGACTGCAATTTTAGAGAGACGCGAAGCAC GCCTATGGGGTCGCTTCTGCAACTGGGTAACCAGCACTGAAAATCGTCTTTACATTGGATGGTTCGGTGTTTTGATGATCCCTACCCTATTGACCGCTACTTCTGTATTTATTATCGCCTTCATTGCGGCTCCTCCAGTAGATATTGATGGTATTCGTGAACCTGTTTCTGGTTCTCTACTTTatggaaataatattatttctggTGCCATTGTTCCTACTTCTGCGGCTATCGGGTTGCATTTTTACCCGATATGGGAAGCATCATCCGTTGATGAATGGTTATACAATGGCGGTCCTTATGAACTAATTGTTCTACACTTCTTACTTGGTGTAGCTTGTTACATGGGTCGTGAGTGGGAGCTTAGCTTCCGTCTGGGTATGCGCCCTTGGATTGCTGTTGCGTATTCAGCTCCTGTTGCAGCTGCTACTGCTGTTTTCTTGATCTACCCTATTGGTCAAGGAAGCTTCTCTGATGGTATGCCTCTAGGAATATCTGGTACTTTCAACTTCATGATTGTATTCCAGGCTGAACACAACATCCTTATGCATCCATTCCACATGTTAGGTGTGGCTGGTGTATTC GGCGGCTCTCTATTCAGTGCTATGCATGGTTCCTTGGTAACCTCTAGTTTGATCAGGGAAACTACTGAAAATGAGTCTGCTAATGAAGGTTACAGATTCggtcaagaggaagaaacctatAATATCGTAGCTGCTCATGGTTATTTTG GATTGATCTTCCAATATGCTAGTTTCAACAACTCTCGTTCCTTACACTTCTTCCTAGCTGCTTGGCCTGTTGTAGGTATCTGGTTCACCGCTTTAGGTATCAGCACTATGGCATTCAACctaaatggattcaatttcaatcaatccGTAGTTGACAGTCAAGGTCGTGTTATTAACACTTGGGCTGATATCATTAATCGTGCTAACCTTGGTATGGAAGTTATGCATGAACGTAATGCTCACAACTTCCCTCTGGACCTAGCTGCTGTCGAAGCTCCATCTACAAATGGATAA